A window of the Chloroflexota bacterium genome harbors these coding sequences:
- a CDS encoding TOMM precursor leader peptide-binding protein produces MAAEPAPRRGILGRTTRADQGAVGMPALTPHLRFHAIAEDQALLVSEAFNTLLHGRLYCDLLPLLDGGNPQGSIVAALAGDHDAVEVRAALTALSAKGYIVSAEHGLDGRRAAWWSALGASPRWVERRLRETRVAVSGDDGRLRRHLEGAGVRVDDAGPDLAVIVCDDYLGELLADVNRRQLDTRGPWMPVQPRGLEPLFGPVFRADRDGPCWACLATRLRGHREVHGFLRSQVGEEEAFKAFATEPAVLEAVCGLVAVEIAKWLVLEDAAPVHTRAVTLNGAALETAHHPVSRRPQCRACGEAALHRPDRPAEPVLLQPSPKTHYGSGGARSIAPEATLARYRHLVSPISGVVTWLRRTTDESDPWLHVSWAGSNPGIRSRSLSSLRRSLRSKSAGKGSTRHQAEVSALCEAVERHSGVRQGDEIRVRRRFADFADGDEAIHPNDVQLFSDYQLDNAQRINADGHPYNFVPPRLDPDAEIDWTPLWSLTQERQRYLPTSMLYGMSAEHRGAADLVADSNGCAAGNTLEEAILQGFYELVERDAFAIWWYNELRVPAVDLASFGDAFLASAGDYYQRCERELWLLDVTADIAIPTFVALSRRTAGPTEDIIYGAGAHADPRTAALRAICELNQCLTFLPRPGGGAGRPMIDDPLALRWWKTARLAACPWLSPDPDAPLRTAAQYPHIESTDSRDDVERCRAIVEAEGMELLVLDQTRPDIGMPVARVVIPGMRHFWARFAPGRLYDVPVRLGRRRHPADEAELNTAPVIA; encoded by the coding sequence ATGGCGGCGGAACCGGCCCCCCGGCGCGGGATACTGGGCCGAACCACCCGCGCGGACCAGGGCGCCGTCGGGATGCCCGCGCTTACACCCCATCTGCGGTTCCACGCAATCGCCGAGGATCAGGCGCTGCTGGTCTCGGAGGCTTTCAACACGCTTCTGCACGGCAGGCTGTATTGCGATCTGCTGCCGTTACTCGACGGCGGGAACCCGCAGGGCTCGATCGTAGCGGCGCTGGCCGGCGACCACGACGCGGTCGAGGTCCGTGCAGCGCTGACCGCGCTGTCCGCCAAGGGCTACATTGTCTCCGCCGAACACGGCCTGGACGGCAGACGGGCGGCCTGGTGGTCGGCGCTCGGCGCGTCGCCGCGCTGGGTCGAAAGACGGCTCAGGGAGACGCGGGTCGCAGTCTCCGGTGACGACGGTCGACTGCGACGGCACCTGGAGGGGGCAGGGGTCCGGGTCGACGACGCCGGTCCCGACCTGGCCGTAATCGTGTGCGACGACTACCTCGGCGAACTCCTTGCCGACGTGAACCGGCGCCAGCTGGATACGAGGGGGCCGTGGATGCCGGTCCAGCCGCGCGGCCTCGAACCGCTCTTTGGTCCGGTATTTAGGGCGGACCGGGATGGACCATGCTGGGCCTGCCTGGCGACCCGCCTGCGCGGGCACCGGGAGGTGCACGGTTTTTTGCGCAGCCAGGTCGGCGAGGAGGAGGCATTTAAAGCATTCGCCACGGAACCGGCGGTGCTTGAAGCGGTGTGCGGACTCGTGGCGGTGGAGATTGCCAAATGGCTCGTGCTCGAGGATGCGGCCCCGGTCCATACCCGGGCCGTCACCTTGAACGGGGCCGCGCTGGAGACCGCGCACCATCCGGTGTCGCGCCGGCCGCAGTGTCGGGCCTGCGGCGAAGCCGCGCTGCACCGGCCGGACCGGCCGGCGGAGCCCGTTTTGCTGCAACCAAGTCCGAAGACCCACTACGGAAGCGGAGGCGCGCGCTCGATTGCGCCCGAGGCCACCCTGGCGCGATATCGTCACCTGGTCAGCCCGATCAGCGGCGTCGTGACCTGGCTCCGGCGCACGACCGATGAATCCGATCCCTGGCTGCACGTCAGTTGGGCCGGCAGCAACCCGGGTATCCGGAGCCGCAGCCTGAGTTCGCTTCGGCGGAGTCTGCGCAGCAAGAGCGCCGGCAAGGGCAGCACGCGGCATCAGGCTGAAGTCAGCGCCCTGTGCGAGGCCGTCGAACGCCATTCCGGCGTGCGCCAAGGCGACGAGATTCGCGTCCGCCGCCGGTTCGCCGATTTCGCCGACGGCGATGAGGCGATCCACCCCAACGACGTGCAGCTTTTCAGCGATTACCAGCTGGACAATGCGCAGCGCATCAACGCGGATGGCCACCCTTACAACTTCGTCCCGCCGCGGCTGGACCCCGACGCCGAAATTGACTGGACCCCGCTGTGGTCCCTCACGCAGGAGCGGCAGCGCTACCTGCCCACCTCGATGCTCTACGGCATGTCCGCCGAACACCGCGGCGCCGCCGACCTGGTCGCGGACTCCAACGGCTGCGCCGCCGGCAACACCCTGGAAGAAGCCATCCTTCAGGGTTTCTACGAGCTGGTCGAACGCGACGCTTTCGCAATCTGGTGGTACAACGAACTGCGGGTGCCGGCCGTGGACCTGGCCAGCTTCGGCGATGCGTTCCTGGCGTCCGCCGGGGACTACTACCAGCGCTGCGAAAGGGAGCTTTGGTTGCTCGACGTAACCGCGGATATCGCAATCCCGACGTTCGTGGCGCTTTCGCGCAGGACGGCCGGTCCGACTGAGGACATCATTTACGGGGCGGGCGCCCACGCCGACCCGCGGACCGCGGCGCTGCGTGCAATTTGCGAGTTGAACCAGTGCCTGACTTTTCTGCCGCGCCCCGGCGGGGGCGCCGGGCGGCCGATGATCGACGATCCGCTGGCGCTCCGGTGGTGGAAAACGGCGCGGCTGGCCGCCTGTCCGTGGCTTTCCCCCGATCCGGACGCTCCGCTCCGCACGGCCGCGCAGTATCCGCATATCGAATCCACCGACTCGCGCGATGACGTGGAGCGTTGCCGGGCGATCGTCGAAGCCGAGGGCATGGAACTGCTGGTGCTGGACCAAACGCGGCCGGACATCGGTATGCCGGTCGCGCGGGTAGTGATTCCAGGAATGCGCCACTTCTGGGCGCGCTTCGCACCCGGACGCCTCTACGACGTGCCCGTCCGCCTTGGCCGGCGGCGGCATCCGGCCGACGAAGCCGAACTCAACACCGCGCCGGTCATCGCCTGA
- a CDS encoding pyridoxal-phosphate dependent enzyme, which produces MGPGQRAGRELKLEFRCLQCGPAAPDQLALCPACRGLLEPAPRPIASVGEVVPRSDPGIWAWGHLLGLDPDECQLTLGEAGVPLLDLHRWGARFGFGSCQTMLEYRSPSGSFKDRGALLTAWRLRRSGFAGLVEDSSGNAGAALAAYCAAAGLECHIFAPGRADPPKLAQIQAYGARVTVVPGPREAARDRAIAAAGAPGSVYASHVRDPGFLLGMKTFAYDLVWRRGGEFPDHIVFPTGNGGLLLGTFLALVDMSGLPGAESVRLHAAQAEVCAPLAGHDAAGTAGTIASGIAVAAPERIGQIKAALAARGGDVVTVSDNEIKQARADLAVHEGVYVEPTAAAGFAAAVQMVRAGLIGPGESVVIPATGTGLKA; this is translated from the coding sequence CTGGGACCCGGTCAGCGAGCTGGACGGGAACTGAAGCTGGAGTTCCGGTGCCTGCAGTGCGGGCCCGCGGCCCCCGACCAACTGGCGCTCTGCCCCGCCTGCCGCGGCCTGCTGGAGCCCGCCCCGCGGCCGATCGCGTCGGTCGGCGAAGTGGTTCCGCGATCCGATCCCGGAATCTGGGCCTGGGGTCACCTTCTGGGGCTGGATCCCGATGAGTGTCAGTTGACCCTCGGCGAGGCCGGCGTCCCGCTGCTCGATCTGCATCGCTGGGGCGCCCGGTTCGGATTCGGAAGCTGCCAGACGATGCTCGAATACCGCTCGCCTAGCGGGAGCTTCAAGGACCGCGGCGCCCTTCTCACGGCGTGGCGATTGCGCCGATCCGGATTCGCAGGTTTGGTCGAGGATTCGTCCGGCAACGCCGGCGCCGCGCTGGCCGCCTACTGCGCCGCGGCGGGCTTGGAATGCCACATATTTGCGCCCGGACGGGCCGATCCCCCCAAGCTGGCCCAGATTCAGGCCTACGGCGCCCGGGTCACGGTGGTGCCCGGCCCGCGCGAGGCCGCCCGCGACCGAGCCATCGCGGCGGCCGGCGCGCCGGGGTCGGTGTACGCCTCGCACGTGCGCGACCCGGGGTTCCTGCTGGGGATGAAAACCTTCGCCTATGATCTCGTCTGGCGCCGCGGCGGGGAGTTTCCCGATCACATCGTGTTCCCGACCGGCAACGGCGGACTGCTGCTGGGTACGTTCCTGGCGCTGGTCGACATGTCGGGCCTACCGGGGGCCGAATCGGTCCGGTTGCACGCCGCGCAGGCCGAAGTCTGCGCCCCGCTGGCCGGCCACGACGCGGCGGGAACGGCCGGCACCATCGCGAGCGGGATTGCTGTGGCGGCGCCGGAGCGGATTGGTCAGATCAAAGCGGCGCTGGCCGCCCGGGGCGGCGACGTGGTTACCGTTTCTGATAATGAAATCAAGCAAGCGCGCGCCGACCTGGCCGTTCACGAAGGCGTCTACGTGGAACCCACTGCCGCCGCCGGATTTGCCGCCGCGGTCCAGATGGTGCGGGCGGGCTTGATCGGGCCGGGTGAGTCGGTTGTGATACCGGCAACGGGAACTGGATTGAAGGCATGA
- a CDS encoding putative hydro-lyase has protein sequence MGADHHRLSGSDLRLLIRDGRFRGLTAGAAVKYVQANLVVVENPVADEFEAFCRSNPKPCPLLERLPPGDPRPRLLARDSDIRTDLPLYRVYRGGQMVAEVADISGYWHDGLTGFLIGCSFTFEKRLSAAGIGLRHIERGCNVAMYQTSIECEPAGPFKGPMVVSMRPVAMDRVADAVAITAAVPQVHGAPVHTGAPEAIGISDLERPDWGDPVPVEAGEVPVFWACGVTPQAVALATGLPVITHSPGHMFVSDLLEAYVDKAIPTPAG, from the coding sequence ATGGGCGCAGATCACCACCGGCTATCCGGCAGCGATCTGAGGCTGCTGATCCGCGACGGACGATTCCGCGGACTGACCGCCGGGGCGGCGGTCAAGTACGTTCAGGCCAACCTGGTGGTGGTCGAGAACCCGGTCGCCGACGAATTCGAGGCGTTCTGCCGGTCCAATCCCAAGCCCTGCCCGCTGCTGGAAAGGCTTCCGCCCGGAGATCCGCGCCCGCGGCTGCTGGCCCGCGATTCGGACATCCGCACCGATCTGCCGCTCTACCGGGTGTACCGCGGCGGCCAGATGGTGGCCGAGGTCGCAGACATTTCCGGCTACTGGCACGATGGCCTGACTGGATTCCTGATCGGGTGCAGCTTCACATTCGAGAAACGTCTTTCCGCCGCCGGAATCGGGCTTCGGCACATCGAGCGCGGCTGCAACGTAGCCATGTACCAGACCAGCATCGAATGCGAACCGGCCGGGCCGTTTAAGGGACCTATGGTGGTTTCGATGCGACCGGTTGCAATGGACCGCGTGGCCGACGCGGTCGCGATCACCGCCGCCGTCCCGCAGGTTCACGGGGCGCCGGTCCACACCGGTGCGCCGGAGGCGATCGGCATCTCCGACCTCGAACGCCCCGATTGGGGCGACCCGGTGCCGGTCGAAGCCGGCGAAGTACCGGTTTTCTGGGCCTGCGGAGTTACCCCGCAGGCGGTGGCGTTAGCCACCGGGCTGCCGGTAATCACCCATTCCCCGGGCCACATGTTCGTCTCCGATCTGCTGGAGGCGTACGTGGACAAGGCGATTCCGACGCCGGCGGGGTGA
- a CDS encoding ATP-binding cassette domain-containing protein: MGEPDVHFTSIAELAARSGDSVPCAGNLPVQLDDPDSVWYIDRGAVNLFVVEFQDGVQRAAPQHLLRRESGRLLPGVTPDEGGDDEKTVLSLIAKGSPGTVLQRLPASSLSEVDPAELAEQVETWLTEITDTLSRYASRLPRPTALAEPGRTRVMAPSTLSVRHGVVWVSEPPPGASLFMDLVDQAKIAAAKGAHEAVIPLTRTSWLTLLETVTLSGRSTETLARQGALLGALASFHAVAFALERLNRRLAVVDEANLERARTTSRRTAERTARQRLFNIYDQPIDRESSVEDTSLADALRAIGRREGIEFKIPERSASSEAPINLIDVLDASGVRARRVRLASGSAWWRGDSNALLAFRAEDGRPVALLPAWSGRYREFDPVSKRSVRVTAVRAAALAEEAWMFYRPLPVENVKPADLLQIALHGSGADLARLLVTGLPGGLIKLAPALALGFVANQAAAGGTAGALYAVAAALAGFGMLGALLHLLQGTAMMRLEGRSASKVEAAFWDRLMRLPQSILHRHPAGDLAVSGMTFQNLRDGVQGVVADGLLSVVFLLPVFGVIFLLDATLGTVALGFSLVSLLITVFIGLGQIPPYGRMIGAARRVAGRLFQIVGGIVKLRVENAEGSAFAIWARDYREQKRAELELGALEGHARAFGAALPFLAGGALLLTASAAGDGSVPVAEFLVVFLIFIAFQSAVARLGESIGAVAAMLPAFGQMRPLLAAVPEREVEGAPVEYLGGEVLFDRVSYRYDPDGPLTLDDVTIHARPGEFVAIAGESGAGKSTLFRLALGFDQPNAGAVYYDGRDLRHLNLKQLRRRIGAVPQSVGLHPLDIWDNLAGHHYEVAGDEVWQAARIADVEEEIKAMPMGMMTMVGTSGTVLSGGESQRVTIARSVVGSPRIMFFDEATNWLDNESQAKVMRNLTALTSTRIVIAHRLSTLEQADRIYVLQAGRVVQTGSFNELMEVKGPFRELVRRQVA; encoded by the coding sequence ATGGGCGAACCCGACGTGCATTTCACATCCATCGCCGAACTCGCCGCTCGCTCCGGCGATTCCGTGCCCTGCGCCGGCAACCTGCCGGTGCAGCTCGACGACCCGGACTCTGTCTGGTACATCGACCGGGGCGCCGTGAACCTGTTCGTAGTCGAATTCCAGGACGGGGTGCAACGGGCGGCGCCGCAGCATCTGCTGCGGCGCGAATCCGGCCGGCTGCTGCCGGGCGTGACGCCGGACGAGGGCGGCGATGACGAAAAAACCGTACTCAGCCTGATCGCCAAGGGTTCGCCGGGCACCGTCCTGCAACGCCTGCCGGCCTCCTCGCTCTCCGAGGTCGACCCGGCGGAGCTGGCTGAGCAGGTCGAGACCTGGTTGACCGAGATAACGGACACTCTTTCGCGTTACGCGAGCCGTCTTCCACGTCCTACCGCGCTGGCCGAGCCCGGCCGGACGCGGGTTATGGCGCCTTCCACGCTCTCCGTGCGGCACGGCGTCGTATGGGTTTCTGAACCACCGCCCGGCGCCAGTCTCTTTATGGATCTGGTCGACCAGGCCAAGATTGCCGCGGCGAAGGGAGCGCACGAAGCGGTAATTCCGCTGACTCGGACAAGCTGGCTCACGCTCCTCGAAACGGTGACGCTCTCGGGCAGGTCGACCGAAACCCTGGCCCGCCAGGGCGCCCTGCTCGGGGCGCTCGCGTCCTTTCACGCGGTCGCCTTCGCCCTTGAGAGGCTGAACCGCCGACTGGCCGTGGTCGACGAGGCAAACCTCGAACGGGCGCGGACCACGAGCCGCCGCACGGCCGAAAGAACTGCGCGGCAGCGGCTGTTCAACATCTACGATCAGCCGATTGACCGGGAATCCAGTGTCGAGGACACATCGCTGGCGGACGCCCTGCGGGCGATCGGGCGCCGCGAGGGAATCGAGTTCAAGATCCCGGAGAGATCGGCATCCTCCGAGGCTCCGATCAACCTCATCGACGTTCTCGATGCGTCCGGCGTACGCGCCCGGCGCGTGCGGCTGGCGTCCGGAAGCGCCTGGTGGCGCGGCGACAGCAACGCGCTGCTCGCATTCCGCGCCGAGGACGGACGGCCCGTGGCGCTCCTGCCGGCATGGTCCGGGCGCTACCGGGAATTCGATCCGGTCAGCAAGCGCAGCGTCCGGGTGACCGCGGTTCGCGCGGCTGCCCTGGCGGAAGAGGCTTGGATGTTCTACCGGCCGCTGCCAGTGGAGAACGTGAAGCCGGCGGACCTGCTGCAAATTGCGCTGCACGGATCGGGCGCCGATCTGGCACGGCTGTTGGTGACCGGGCTTCCCGGGGGCCTGATCAAACTAGCGCCCGCCCTCGCACTCGGGTTCGTCGCCAATCAGGCGGCGGCAGGCGGGACCGCCGGTGCGCTTTACGCCGTGGCCGCGGCCCTGGCCGGGTTCGGAATGCTGGGCGCGCTTTTGCACCTGCTTCAGGGCACGGCGATGATGCGGCTTGAGGGACGCTCGGCGTCAAAGGTCGAAGCCGCCTTCTGGGATCGCCTCATGCGCCTGCCGCAGAGCATCCTGCACCGCCACCCGGCGGGTGACCTGGCCGTGTCAGGGATGACATTTCAGAACCTGCGCGACGGCGTGCAAGGGGTAGTCGCCGACGGCCTGCTCTCGGTCGTGTTCCTACTTCCGGTCTTTGGCGTCATCTTCCTCTTGGATGCAACGCTTGGGACCGTTGCGCTCGGCTTCAGCCTGGTTTCGCTGCTGATCACGGTCTTCATCGGTCTGGGCCAGATTCCGCCGTACGGGCGGATGATCGGCGCCGCGCGCCGCGTCGCCGGCCGGCTCTTCCAAATCGTGGGCGGAATCGTCAAGCTGCGGGTGGAAAATGCGGAAGGATCGGCATTTGCCATCTGGGCGCGAGACTACCGGGAACAGAAACGCGCCGAACTTGAACTGGGCGCGCTCGAGGGACACGCGCGGGCATTTGGTGCCGCGCTCCCATTTCTTGCCGGCGGGGCCCTTTTGTTGACGGCCTCGGCCGCGGGCGACGGGAGCGTCCCGGTCGCCGAATTTCTCGTCGTGTTTCTGATCTTCATTGCTTTCCAGTCCGCCGTAGCGCGGCTCGGTGAGTCCATTGGTGCGGTCGCCGCGATGCTTCCGGCATTCGGCCAGATGCGCCCGCTGCTGGCTGCGGTGCCCGAGCGCGAGGTTGAAGGCGCCCCGGTCGAATACCTGGGCGGCGAAGTCCTTTTCGACCGCGTTTCCTACCGCTACGATCCCGACGGCCCGTTGACCCTTGACGACGTCACGATTCACGCCCGCCCCGGCGAATTCGTCGCGATAGCGGGCGAGTCCGGCGCCGGTAAGAGCACTCTCTTCCGCCTGGCGCTTGGATTCGACCAGCCCAACGCCGGCGCGGTCTACTATGACGGCCGCGATCTGCGGCATCTGAACCTGAAGCAGTTGCGCCGCAGAATTGGCGCGGTGCCGCAGTCGGTCGGGCTCCACCCCTTAGATATCTGGGACAACCTGGCCGGACACCACTATGAAGTGGCGGGCGACGAGGTTTGGCAGGCGGCCCGGATTGCCGATGTCGAAGAAGAAATCAAGGCCATGCCGATGGGCATGATGACCATGGTCGGCACCAGCGGGACCGTCCTGTCGGGCGGCGAGAGCCAACGCGTCACAATTGCGCGCTCGGTGGTCGGCAGTCCGCGAATCATGTTTTTCGACGAGGCGACCAACTGGCTGGACAACGAGAGCCAGGCCAAGGTCATGCGGAACCTCACCGCCCTGACCTCCACCCGCATAGTCATCGCCCACCGGCTCTCGACGCTGGAACAGGCCGATCGCATCTACGTGCTGCAGGCCGGAAGAGTCGTACAGACCGGCTCCTTCAACGAACTCATGGAGGTCAAGGGACCGTTCAGAGAGCTGGTCAGAAGGCAGGTCGCCTGA
- a CDS encoding ATP-binding cassette domain-containing protein — translation MPLIPIKGAGAKAASGLQKQKLTTPILLQMHASECGAACLGSILAYFGRWVPLTELREKCEVSRDGSSAASIVRAARHYGLECSGLSLSAAQLKKLRLPLIVFWQFSHFVVLEGFDNRNFYLNDPSTGRRRLSTQEFGRGYSGIALRFNPGPDFEPGGKRPGLFGQLSTLLAGSWGALAWVIACGLMLTLLALVVPASLGIFVDEVREGRGPWSGLVAALFGGAVLAYGLSLFKHRLLKRLAVRISVMGYSRGLSRLLRLPVEFFEHRLVGDLTDRVSSIDRISRNLTEQFLVLVIDMGMSTVLVIAMLAYEVRLTLVVLVLAVLHGVLVHFLNGPRAVRSQAMRREQGLLIGVGMQMLNHADNLRITGSDDRFFSRWGGHQARELQARQRYAELGSLNAALPGLIAALRGAAIVGIGGSLVLAGEMTLGALAAFYVLAELFLAPIGRFLEFAEKRQAIETDLQRLEDISRTAEDPALSRRNHQSESIPTFKGRLQLAGQLELRDVTFGFNKSRPALIKDFNLLIRPGQRVAIVGPSGSGKSTLARLISGVYQPWTGEILFDGHSARDEIPREVLRRSISMVDQEVVLFSGSVRDNITLWNPAVPDETIFAAARDAQIHDEILVRPDGYLARVEEGGVNFSGGQRQRLEIARGLVGNPTLLILDEATSALDAATEEYVDDALRRRGVTCLIVAHRLSTVRDCDQIIVLDKGVEVQRGTHDELIADREGTYYKLVRSG, via the coding sequence TTGCCCCTGATCCCCATCAAGGGGGCCGGCGCGAAGGCTGCATCGGGCCTCCAAAAGCAAAAGCTGACCACGCCGATCCTGTTGCAGATGCATGCCTCAGAATGCGGCGCAGCCTGCCTCGGCAGCATCCTTGCCTATTTCGGTCGCTGGGTCCCGCTGACCGAATTGCGCGAAAAATGCGAGGTGAGTCGAGACGGCAGCAGCGCGGCGAGCATCGTGCGCGCCGCCAGACACTACGGTCTCGAATGCAGCGGACTCAGCTTGAGCGCCGCGCAGCTGAAGAAGTTGCGATTGCCGCTGATCGTGTTTTGGCAGTTCAGCCACTTCGTGGTCCTTGAGGGATTCGATAACCGCAACTTCTACCTGAACGACCCGTCCACGGGCCGGCGCAGGTTGTCGACTCAAGAGTTCGGCAGGGGTTACAGCGGAATCGCGCTCCGATTCAACCCGGGCCCGGATTTTGAGCCCGGCGGCAAACGGCCCGGATTGTTCGGGCAGCTCAGCACCTTGCTGGCCGGATCCTGGGGGGCGCTTGCCTGGGTGATTGCCTGCGGTCTCATGCTGACGCTGCTAGCCCTGGTCGTACCTGCGTCGCTTGGCATATTCGTGGACGAAGTGCGGGAAGGCCGCGGGCCCTGGAGCGGTCTCGTGGCGGCGTTGTTTGGCGGCGCCGTCCTCGCCTACGGCCTGTCCCTCTTCAAGCATCGCCTCCTGAAACGACTCGCCGTCCGGATTTCGGTGATGGGCTACTCGCGAGGCTTGTCGCGGCTGCTGCGCCTGCCCGTCGAGTTCTTCGAACACCGGCTCGTGGGCGATCTGACCGACCGCGTCTCGTCGATCGACAGGATCTCAAGGAACCTGACCGAACAGTTCCTGGTGCTCGTTATCGACATGGGAATGAGCACGGTGCTGGTGATTGCCATGCTGGCCTATGAAGTCCGGCTCACCCTGGTCGTGCTCGTGTTGGCCGTTCTGCACGGTGTGCTGGTGCATTTTCTGAATGGGCCCAGGGCTGTCCGCAGCCAGGCGATGAGACGCGAACAGGGACTGCTCATCGGCGTCGGCATGCAGATGCTCAATCACGCCGACAACCTGCGCATCACGGGCTCGGACGACCGCTTCTTTTCGCGATGGGGCGGTCATCAGGCGCGCGAGCTGCAGGCGCGCCAGCGCTACGCCGAGCTGGGTTCCCTGAACGCCGCGCTGCCGGGCCTGATCGCCGCACTCAGGGGCGCGGCGATCGTGGGTATCGGAGGAAGCCTGGTCCTGGCCGGGGAAATGACGCTGGGAGCGCTCGCCGCGTTCTATGTCCTGGCCGAGTTGTTCCTGGCGCCAATCGGGCGCTTCCTGGAGTTCGCCGAGAAGCGGCAGGCCATCGAAACGGACCTGCAGCGACTCGAGGACATCTCCAGGACCGCAGAAGACCCGGCGCTGAGCCGTCGAAACCACCAGTCGGAGTCGATCCCGACATTCAAGGGCCGTTTGCAGCTCGCCGGCCAGCTCGAATTGCGAGACGTCACCTTCGGTTTCAACAAGAGCCGGCCGGCGCTGATCAAGGACTTCAACCTCCTGATAAGGCCCGGGCAGCGGGTTGCCATAGTCGGACCCAGCGGTTCGGGCAAGTCGACGTTGGCGCGCCTGATCTCCGGCGTGTACCAGCCCTGGACGGGCGAAATCCTATTCGACGGCCATTCAGCGCGCGACGAGATTCCCCGGGAAGTGCTGCGGCGGTCGATTTCCATGGTGGACCAGGAGGTTGTGCTCTTCTCCGGTTCCGTGCGCGACAACATTACCCTGTGGAACCCCGCCGTCCCGGACGAGACCATATTCGCCGCGGCGCGGGATGCCCAGATCCACGACGAAATCCTGGTCCGGCCGGACGGGTATTTGGCCCGGGTCGAAGAAGGCGGCGTGAATTTCAGCGGCGGTCAGCGGCAGCGGCTGGAGATTGCCCGCGGGCTGGTGGGCAATCCGACGTTGCTGATCCTGGATGAGGCGACCAGCGCCCTCGATGCCGCCACCGAGGAATACGTCGATGACGCCTTGCGGCGCCGCGGCGTCACCTGCCTGATCGTGGCGCACCGGCTGAGCACGGTGCGCGACTGCGACCAGATCATCGTGCTCGACAAGGGCGTGGAGGTGCAGCGCGGAACGCACGACGAGCTGATCGCGGATCGGGAAGGCACGTACTACAAGCTGGTCAGGTCCGGCTGA
- a CDS encoding tryptophan 7-halogenase yields MKVFGASSCRKIAVVGRGTAGALAAASVSRLHPEREYELHHIYDSRIPVVGVGEGSWPSLVRELQQLTQLPHETVQQRLNGTRKFGNRFEGWGRLREDFTHYFTPQQVAYAYHLSADVMADLLGASTRAHHIDAKVTAITKVDGGARVEFEDRESERYDLVFDARGYPRQLDPREHIDISFIPTNCAAIRRCPPVIKTPPKGPVREPTYTRAVARPHGWVFVIPLTVHTSYGYVFNKDLTDLDAVEADFDEFLAEEGVSEFEKRAVIPFPNFIHRQIYDGAVVRVGNAAAFMEPLEATAIRLAQLQIALVLRMRFHRPAEHAQRDAPAINRFLVGDALAAGLFVGWHYCCGSKYDSEFWHNARERAWPNYREVADPTAVNCSALRKFDEMIEAVAALNPDPADWERRCAFIPVSSFAQVAHGLGSPLGR; encoded by the coding sequence ATGAAGGTTTTCGGCGCCAGTTCGTGCAGAAAAATCGCGGTCGTCGGTCGCGGCACCGCGGGCGCGCTGGCCGCCGCCAGCGTTTCGCGGCTGCACCCGGAGCGCGAATATGAGCTGCACCACATCTATGATTCACGCATTCCGGTCGTGGGCGTGGGCGAAGGGAGCTGGCCCAGCCTGGTCCGCGAGCTGCAGCAGCTTACGCAGTTGCCCCACGAGACGGTTCAACAGCGCCTGAACGGCACCCGCAAGTTCGGCAACCGGTTCGAGGGATGGGGCCGACTGCGAGAGGACTTTACCCACTACTTCACGCCGCAGCAGGTGGCCTACGCCTACCACCTGTCGGCCGATGTGATGGCGGACCTGCTGGGTGCGAGCACGCGGGCCCACCACATCGACGCGAAGGTGACCGCGATCACCAAGGTGGACGGCGGCGCGCGGGTGGAGTTCGAGGACCGCGAATCCGAACGCTACGACCTGGTGTTCGACGCGCGCGGCTATCCGCGGCAACTGGACCCGCGGGAGCACATCGACATTTCCTTCATCCCCACCAACTGTGCCGCCATCCGCCGCTGCCCACCGGTAATCAAGACTCCGCCCAAGGGGCCGGTCCGGGAACCCACCTATACCCGGGCGGTCGCGCGGCCGCACGGGTGGGTTTTCGTCATACCGCTGACAGTTCACACGTCCTACGGCTACGTCTTCAACAAGGACCTGACCGATCTCGATGCCGTCGAGGCGGACTTTGACGAGTTTCTCGCCGAGGAAGGCGTGTCGGAGTTCGAAAAGCGGGCCGTGATTCCGTTCCCGAATTTCATCCACCGCCAGATATACGACGGCGCGGTGGTCCGCGTCGGCAATGCCGCCGCCTTCATGGAGCCGCTCGAAGCGACCGCCATCCGATTGGCGCAACTGCAGATTGCGCTGGTCCTGCGCATGCGGTTCCACCGGCCGGCGGAACATGCGCAGCGGGACGCGCCCGCCATCAACCGCTTTCTGGTCGGCGACGCGCTCGCGGCCGGCCTGTTCGTGGGCTGGCACTATTGTTGCGGTTCGAAGTACGACAGCGAGTTTTGGCACAACGCCCGCGAACGCGCCTGGCCGAACTACCGGGAGGTCGCCGACCCCACGGCCGTGAATTGCTCCGCCTTGCGCAAGTTCGATGAAATGATCGAGGCGGTGGCTGCGCTGAACCCCGATCCGGCGGACTGGGAGCGGCGCTGCGCGTTCATTCCAGTGAGCAGCTTCGCCCAGGTGGCCCACGGTCTGGGCTCGCCGCTGGGGCGGTAG
- a CDS encoding NHLP leader peptide family natural product precursor, translating into MRTGDEMLQQIVEKSALDADFRQQLLANPKTTISGELGITIPDSMNVVVHESDMQTVHLALPPDPNITEEQLEAISAGLCCCW; encoded by the coding sequence ATGCGAACCGGCGATGAAATGCTGCAGCAAATTGTTGAGAAGTCCGCCCTGGACGCGGACTTTAGGCAACAGCTGCTTGCAAACCCGAAAACCACGATAAGTGGCGAGCTGGGAATTACGATTCCGGATTCGATGAACGTAGTGGTTCACGAGAGCGACATGCAGACCGTGCATCTTGCGTTGCCTCCGGACCCGAACATCACGGAAGAACAGCTCGAAGCCATCTCAGCCGGGCTCTGCTGCTGCTGGTAG